From Fusobacterium russii ATCC 25533:
TGAAGCTGGGAAAACAGTGGCAACAACTCTGACAGAATTAATAGCTAAAATTGGTGAAAATATGAATTTAAGAAGATTATCTTTTGTGGAATCAAAAGATGGTTTTGTTGAAACATACAGTCACTTAGGAGGGAAATTAGGAGTTATTGTTGAAATGTCAGGTGAAGCTACTGAAGCTAATTTAGTAAAGGCTAAAGATATAGCTATGCATGTGGCAGCTATGGATCCTAAGTATTTATCAGAAGCTCAAGTAACGAAAGCAGACTTGGAGCATGAAAAAGAAATAGCTAGAAAACAATTAGAAGAAGAAGGAAAACCAGCACAAATTATAGAAAAAATATTAATTGGAAAAATGAATAAATTCTATGAAGAAAACTGTTTAGTTGACCAAATTTTTGTAAAGGCTGAAAATAAAGAAACAGTTGCACAATATGCTGGAGATATAAAAGTTCTATCTTTTGTAAGATATAAAGTTGGAGATGGAATAGAGAAGAAAGAAGAAGATTTTGCGGCAGAGGTTGCAGCTCAAATTAAAGGATAGTAATTTTGGGGAATGTAAAGACATTCCCCATTTTAATAGATAAAAGATTATAAAATAAGTATATTTTATTTGTATTTTTATAAAAGGAAAGTATTGTGATATAAAACTTTAGACTTTCAGAAATGATAAATATAAATTCTAATATTTTTATAAAAATATTAGAAAACTTACTCAGTTTTTGTTATACTATAAATAATATAAGGATTGAAATTTATTTATAAAAATTAGGGAGGAAATATGGATACGAGTCCTTTTTACAAAAAGATTCTGCTAAAATTAAGTGGTGAAGCTTTAATGGGAGAACAAGAATTTGGAATATCGGCAGATATGATTATGATGTATTCCAGACAAATAAAAGAAATTGTCGATCTTGGAGTTGAAGTATCAATTGTTATTGGTGGAGGTAATATATTCAGAGGCTTATCTGGAGCAGATCAAGGAGTTGATAGAGTTACAGGTGATCATATGGGTATGCTTGCAACAGTTATAAATTCATTGGCTTTACAAAATTCATTAGAAAAATTAGGTGTGCAGACAAGAGTTCAAACTGCAATTGAAATGCCTAAAATTGCTGAACCATTTATAAAAAGAAAAGCACAAAGACATTTAGAAAAGGGAAGAGTAGTTATTTTTGGAGCAGGAACAGGGAATCCATATTTTACAACTGACACAGCTGCGGCATTAAGAGCAATAGAAATGAATGTAGATGTTGTTATTAAGGCTACAAAAGTTGACGGTATCTATGATAAAGATCCAGTAAAATACAAAGATGCAGTAAAATATGAAAAAGTTTCATATAATGAAGTATTGACAAAAGATTTAAAAGTTATGGATGCAACAGCTATATCTTTATGTAGAGAAAATAGATTACCTATTATAGTTTTCGACTCTTTAAAAGAGGGAAACTTAAAAAAAGTTATAATGGGTGAAAACATAGGGACTATAGTAGTAGCAGATTAATAAGGGAGGAATTGAAATGACAGCAGAATTATTATTAAATGAATGTGAAACGAAAATGCTAAAAACTATTGATGCGGTAAAAGATAAGTTTACAGGAATTAGAGCTGGAAGAGCTAATATATCTATGTTAGATATGGTGAGGGTTGATTCTTATGGTAGTGAGGTTCCTTTAAATCAAATTGGAACAGTGTCTGCTCCAGAGGCAAGACTTCTAGTTATAGATCCATGGGATAAAACAATGATAGCTAAAATAGAAAAGGCTATACTTGCATCAAATATAGGAATGACTCCTAATAATGATGGTAGAGTGATAAGACTTGTTTTACCTGAATTGACTGCAGAAAGAAGAAAGGAATATGTAAAGTTAGCGAAAGCTGAAGCTGAAAATGGTAAAGTTGCAGTAAGAAATATAAGAAAAGATATCAATGCTCATTTAAAAAAGTTAGAAAAAGACAAAGATAATCCTATGTCAGAAGATGATTTGAAAATTGCTGAAGGAAAAGTTCAAACTTTAACAGATAAGTATGTAAAGGAAATTGATGAACTTTTAGCTAAAAAGGAAAAAGAAATAACAACTATATAGATAAATAAAAATGGCTCTGTGTCAAATGGTGTTGATGAAAAAATTAAATAAATTTTTATGTAGTTCCAGAGAAACAAAATCTGGAACTATTTTTTTGTTAAAGATT
This genomic window contains:
- the pyrH gene encoding UMP kinase — protein: MDTSPFYKKILLKLSGEALMGEQEFGISADMIMMYSRQIKEIVDLGVEVSIVIGGGNIFRGLSGADQGVDRVTGDHMGMLATVINSLALQNSLEKLGVQTRVQTAIEMPKIAEPFIKRKAQRHLEKGRVVIFGAGTGNPYFTTDTAAALRAIEMNVDVVIKATKVDGIYDKDPVKYKDAVKYEKVSYNEVLTKDLKVMDATAISLCRENRLPIIVFDSLKEGNLKKVIMGENIGTIVVAD
- the tsf gene encoding translation elongation factor Ts, coding for MAAVTAGLVKELRERTGAGMLDCKKALETHDGDIEKAIDYLREKGIAKAVKKAGRIAAEGLIFDAVSADHKKAVILEFNSETDFVAKNVEFKEFGKKLVDLVVAKNITTLEALNETEFEAGKTVATTLTELIAKIGENMNLRRLSFVESKDGFVETYSHLGGKLGVIVEMSGEATEANLVKAKDIAMHVAAMDPKYLSEAQVTKADLEHEKEIARKQLEEEGKPAQIIEKILIGKMNKFYEENCLVDQIFVKAENKETVAQYAGDIKVLSFVRYKVGDGIEKKEEDFAAEVAAQIKG
- the frr gene encoding ribosome recycling factor, translated to MTAELLLNECETKMLKTIDAVKDKFTGIRAGRANISMLDMVRVDSYGSEVPLNQIGTVSAPEARLLVIDPWDKTMIAKIEKAILASNIGMTPNNDGRVIRLVLPELTAERRKEYVKLAKAEAENGKVAVRNIRKDINAHLKKLEKDKDNPMSEDDLKIAEGKVQTLTDKYVKEIDELLAKKEKEITTI